A section of the Triticum urartu cultivar G1812 unplaced genomic scaffold, Tu2.1 TuUngrouped_contig_9099, whole genome shotgun sequence genome encodes:
- the LOC125532114 gene encoding SKP1-like protein 4: MASSSDNTTTVTLRSSDGEEFVVQADTIAAASVLIKNMLEDGCAAGAIPLTQVTGRILARVVDYCKRHYGDGDADAAAYVVKTTFSSGYPDLDRFDTDFVSGVDQDTLFDLLLAANYLEVQGLLDLACKTVADQMRGKTVEGMRAHFNIVNDYTKEEEAEVRSEQAWAFE; encoded by the coding sequence ATGGCAAGTAGCAGCGACAACACGACGACGGTGACTCTCCGCAGCTCGGACGGCGAGGAGTTCGTGGTCCAGGCGGACACGATAGCGGCGGCGTCGGTGCTGATCAAGAACATGCTGGAGGACGGCTGCGCCGCCGGCGCGATCCCGCTGACCCAGGTGACGGGCCGCATCCTCGCACGCGTCGTCGACTACTGCAAACGCCACTACGGCGACGGCGACGCCGACGCGGCCGCGTACGTCGTGAAGACCACCTTCTCGTCGGGCTACCCCGACCTGGATCGGTTCGACACCGACTTCGTGAGCGGCGTCGACCAGGACACGCTCTTTgacctcctcctcgccgccaACTACCTCGAGGTGCAGGGCCTCCTTGACCTGGCCTGCAAGACGGTGGCGGATCAGATGAGGGGCAAGACGGTCGAGGGCATGCGCGCGCACTTCAACATCGTCAACGACTAcaccaaggaggaggaggccgaggtcCGCAGTGAACAGGCATGGGCCTTCGAGTAG